The Myxococcales bacterium DNA window CGTCGTCGCGGCGCGATCACCGCCCGAGCAGGAGCGCCCGCGGGCGGACCTCGCCGCTCGTCGCCACGGCGCGGTCACCGCCCGAGCAGGAGCGCCCGCGGGCGGACCTCGCCGCTCGTCGTCGCGGCGCGGTCACCGCCCGAGCAGGAGCGCCCGCGGGCGGACCTCGCCGCTCGTCGCCGCGCGCGGCGCGGTCACCGCCCGAGCAGGAGCACGCGCTGGCTGGCGCCGCCGGGCGCGGTGATCCGCAGCGCGTGGTCGCCGGCCGGCATGGTCAGGTGCATGTGGCCGCGGGCGACGTCGGCGTCGCCGCGCATGCCCGCCGCGATCGCGGCGTCGAGCTCGACCAGGTACTGCACGTCGCCGGTCAGCTCGTGCCCGAACGCGCGGCCGGCCACGTCGAGCTGGACCTCGGCCCCGGCCGGCGCCTGGAACGCGCGGTCGGCGCCGATCACCGACAGCTCGGTCATGCCGGCGGCGTCGGCCTCGATGCCGAGGTCGCTGATCGTCGCGACCTCGACCGGCAGGTAGTCGATCTCGTAGCCGGCGCGATCGACGATGATCAGATCGACCCGCCCGGCGCCGGTGCCGAGCACGCGGAACTCCGGCTCCGAGCCGAAGCGATCGGCGCTGAGCACGTCGAGCACCCACGGCGCGCTCGACACCAGGTCGAGGTCAGCGGCGCTGCGGCCGTTGGTGCCGGACAGCCGGATCGTCAGCGCGCCGCCGACGGCGACGCCGTCGCCGAGGTCGCAGCCGAGCTGGCCGCAGTCGTCCGGGGTGAGCTGGACCAGGCCGTTCTTGCCGGTCTCGACCTCGTTCCAGGTGCAGGCGACGAGGGAGGTGAAGGGCAGCGCGGCGAGGAGGAGGGCGAGGCGAGAGAGAGTAGGCATGCCCGTCGATAGAGCAACCGCGATGCCGACCCACGCCCGCCGCCAACCTGCCGGAACTGCTCGCCGCGACCGTGAACGCGCGACGACAGCGAGTGTGCCGCGGCCCGGTGGGCCGCGACGTCGCTCACATCCCGACGCCGACGCCGAGCAGCACGTAGGTCACGGCCTGCGAGTAGTCGCCGGCCATGTCGGGGTTGCGGTTCTTGCCGGTCGGATCGACCGCGCGCGGCGCGGTGGTGCGGTCCATGTAGAACACGTGGCCCAGGGTCGCGGTCGCCGTGACCTTGCCGGTCATGTAGCGCACGCCCAGCTGCGGGATCACCTTGGCCATGTCCATGAGCGCCGGGTCCATCGTCGCGTCGGGCACCGCGTTCGAGTCGTACAGGAGGCCGCCCTTGAGGTGCAGCGCGTCGCTGACCTCGTAGGTGCCGCCGACGCGCACGCCGATCGTGTCCTGCCAGGCCCGCGGGATGTTGACCACGAGCGGGCCCGAGTCGACGACCAGACCGTCGGCGTCGGCGTCGCACGTCGACCCGGGCGCGCCGGGGGTGACGAAGCACTGGTTCTTGAACCTGGACCAGCGCTGCCAGTCGAACGCGGCGTGGAGCACCACGTTGGTGGCCGCGCGCCAGACACCGCCGGCGCGCACGCCGTCGGGCAGCTGCTGGCGCAGCTCGACGTCGATCGCGGTCGGCGCCGAGTCGCCGAACTGGTTCGTGAGCGTGCCGGTGAAGGTCATGTCGCCGAAGCCCGGCTGCGAGTGGTACGACAGGCCGATCCGCGAGCACGGGGTCGGCTTCCACATCACGCCGATCGACGCCGACAGGTCGAGGCTGTCGACCTCGAGCAGGCTGCGGCCCTCGGCGATCGAGCCGTCGGCGCGGACCAGGTCGTCGGTGCCATCGAAGTTGCGGGCGCGCACCAGCGACAGGTTCGACTGCACCAGGTTGAGGCCGCCGCCGACGCTGAACCGGCCGTCGGGCGTCCGCCAGCCGGCCGCGAGCGTGTAGTAGATCGACTTCTGCGCGCCCTCGATCGAGGCCCAGCGCGCCGACGAGTCGACCGCGCCCGGGTAGGTCGCGTCGTTGGCGAACCGGCTCGTCCTTGTCCCACGACGCCTGGCCGCCGAACGGCACGCTCAGCCCGACGCCGATGCCGACGCCCTTGATCAGATCGTTGGTCACGATGCCCAGGAACGGGCTGACCAGCGTGTTGGCGAGCGTGGCCTTGCCGCTGTTGCGATCGACCGCGGCGGTCGGGGTGCCGGCCGCGCCGTCGCGGGCGTTGTCGATCGCGCCGACCGCGCGGTCGTAGTCGACGGTCCGGTAGATGAACAGCCCCTCGACGTAGGCGTGGGTGCCGGTGCTGTGCGCGATCCCGGCCGGGTTGTAGAACAACGCCGTCGGATCCGAGGTCGCGGCGTGGCCGTCCTCGCCGCCGAACCGCGTGGTCGAGAAGCCGCCGGCGTGCGCCACCGCGGGGATCCCGGCGGCGAGCGCGATCAGGACAGTGGACAGACGCGTGACAGATCGCATGGTGGTTCGCCGGCTCGGGGGAAGTAGGCTTGACGTGGGGGGGCTTACGGGATGAAAGTTTGCAGGCATGCTGAAACTCTTGTCAACCCGACGCGCGCGCGCCCTGGTGTTCGCTGTGAGCGTAGTCCCGGTCGTCGCCTGCGTCGATGCGCGCAAGCGGTTCGACGAGTACGACGAGCGCCTCCCGCACATCGACGCCAGCACGATCGACGCGCCGATCGTCGACATGATCCCCGACATCGACGGCGACTGGTTGCTCGCGGTCGACCCGTCGGTGGCGCAGGGCAACCTGGTGCAGATGCGCGTCACCTGGAACATCACCTCCGCGGGCGCGACCGGCACCCTCGACGGCAGCTACCAGCCGCTCAAGACCTTCGCCATCGCCAGCCCCGACGAGCGGGTGCCGGTCGGCGCGCCGGTGGTCGCCAACGGCGTCGCGGTCGACGACACCGCGACCTTCGTCGCCCACCTGGTCGGGACCTTGCCCGGCGACGCCAATCCGGTGTCCGGCACCGAGTACCCGCTCGACGTCAACCTGACCGGCACGATCAGGTCGATGGACTCGGTGTGCGGCACCGCCACCGGCACGGTCGGACCGCTCGACGTCGGCGGCTCAACCTGGGCCGCGGTCCGCATCACGGGCGCGACCCTGCCGACCGCGCTGGGCACGTGCCCGGCCGCGATGGAGCTCGACGCCGGCGTCGACGCCGCGATCGAGCTCGACGCCGGCGTCGACGCGCCGTGAGCTGACCCGCCGCCCGCGCGCCGCCTCGCCCGGTGGCCCCGAAACGCCCGACGGCCGCTCGCACGCGCGGGCGGCCGTTCGTCATTTCGGCGATGGGGCTCGCCGCCGGCGACGACGCGCCGTCCGCGACCCTCCCGCGCGCCGCCTCGCCCGGTGGCCCCGGAAATCGGACGGCCGCTCGCACGCGCGCGCGCGACCGTTCGTCATTTCGGCGATCGAGCTCGACGCCGGCGTCGACCGCCGTCCGCTACCCGCCCGCGCGCCGCCTCGCCCGGTGGCCCCGAAACGACCGACGGCCGCTCGCACGCGCGCGCGGCCGTTCGCGATTTCGGCTGGTGCGGCGCCCGGCGGCGCCGACCGCGGTCACATCGGGGTCAGGGTCCGCGACGTGTTGGCCGTCACCGAGGCCGTGTTGAAGTGGATCTGCTGGCCGAACGTGCCGCCGAGGTTCTCGGCGCCGACGGTGCAGCCGGTGCCGTCGCCGTCGTCGAAGGCGCAGTTCGACAGCTGCATCGGCCCGTAGATGAAGTCGAGCACGCCGTTGGCGTGGATGACCACCTGGAACTGGACCCGCTGCGTCGGCCCCGACTGGTAGACGTTGCCGGTCCACTGGTAGGTCACGGTCTCGGCGCCGACGGTGGCGACGTCCTTGCGGCACAGCGTCACCGAGTCGAGATCCTGCCAGAACGGCGCCAGCACGCCGTTGGGCGCGGTCGCGGTCGGGATCGGCCGGTTCTGGTACGCGCCGAAGGAGACCGAGCCGGTGTCCCACGACATCCAGCCGTTCGCGCCGACCCGGAACGTGGCGGGAACCACCTCGCCGAACAGCGCGAACGTCGCGAACGCCCCCGGCAGGGTCTGGGCGTTGAAGAGCTGATCGTCCTGGCCAGTGCCGAGGGTCGTGCCGCCGACGCAGGCGTCGTCCCACGCCAGCGCGCCGGTCGTGACCACGTAGGGCCGCGGGGCGATCACCGTCGTGGTCTGGGTGACGTCGGTCGGCGTGCCCGCGGTCAGGTTCTCGACCGTCCACGCGACCCAGTTGCCCGGGGCGGCCGTGAGCGTCGCGTTCAGGGTCTCGTCACCACCGACGCCGGCGGCGTCGAAGGTCGCGGTCACGGCCTCGTTCGCGCCCAGGCGGCGGATCCGGACGTCGGCGGCGGCGCTGAGCGGGTGGACGAGCGCGCGGGCGTTGTTGCCGGCGGCGCCGAGCACGATGAAGCGGGCCGGCGTGGTGTCGTCGAGCGCGGTGATCATCTGGGTGGTCGGCGCGCCCGGGGCCTGCGCGCCGAGGTTGACCACGTTCGGACGGTTCCGCACCAGCAGCGAGTAGGTCGGGGCCGCGCCGAGCGCGTCGATGCCGCTCGGGCGCACGCGCACGAGGTAGTCGCGCGTGTCGTTGGCGACGATGCGGCCGAACGGCGCGAACGGCGGCGCCGACGGCTGGGTCGCGGCGAAGGCCGGGTAGAGGTTGCCGGTCGGGATCGTCGTCGGCGCCGCGCCGGTGCGCAGCCAGCCCTCGGCCGCGAGGTCGTAGGTCTCGACGCCGAACGTGTTGGCCGCGCCGAAGTCGGCGACCGCGGTGGCGCCGAACTCGAGCCAGATCGGGTTGGTCAGGTCGAGGGTGTGGAAGCTGTTGCCGTTGACCAACGCCTGGCCGGTGACCTCGGTGCCGAGGGTGATCGGCGAGCTGGCCTGGGCCGCGATCGTCGCGGTGATCGTGTAGGTGCCGCCGGGCGCGGTCGCCGCCGGGTTCTGGGTCACGAAGTAGTAGCGGCCCGGCGCCAGGAACTTGACGAACTCGCCGTCGAAGCTGGTGCGCCCGGCGCCGCCGAACGCGTCGATCGTGGCGACGGTGTCGAACGCGCCCGCGGGCGTGAACAGGTCGCGGCGCACGATCGTCATGTCGACCGCCACCGACGAGGTCAGCGCGAACCGCACGAGCCCGGCGGTCGCGACGTCGAAGTAGCGGTAGTTCAGATCGACGTAGGCCGCGGCCGGGTGGGCGCCGGTCTGCTCGGTGACGGTGATCATGCCGCCGGTGGTCGGCAGCCCCGGCGCGTCGATCGCGAACGAGTCGATCGTGTACGCCTGCGGCGTGACGCCGTAGTTGTACTCGGGGTCGACGATGATCGTGACGACGTCGCCGCTGTCGAGCCCGCCGACCGTGTCGAACGGCGGCGTCGTGCTGGCCTGCGCGGGGGCGTTGTGGAGCGCGGTGCCGCGCAGCGCCACGAACGCCGGCTGCAGCGCCGGGCCGGCGCCGTTGAGCGTGACGTCGAGGATGTCGCCGGCGCCGTCGGCGGTGAAGGTGTAGAGCTTGACCTTGCCGGCGTCAGTGCCGGCCTGGCTCGGGATGGTCAGCGCGGTCGCGGCCGGCGTGGCCACGTGCTTGACGGTCGCGAAGTAGCAGGTGTCGGCGGTGCCGGCGCCGGCCTGCCCCAGGAACAGGGACCGGGCGTCGGTCACGAACAGCGCGTAGCGCCCGGCGGCGGGCAGGTAGATCTCGCGCTTGGCGGTGTCGCCGGTGAGGTTGATGCCGAGGCGCTGCCAGGTGTCGAGCGCCGCCGGGTGGGCGGCGTCGGCGCTGACCACGACGAAGCCGGCCGACAGGCCGCCGATGCCGTCGGTGGTGACCTCGAGGACCATCGGGCCCGAGGCGTTGACGAGCCAGGTGTCGTAGTCGGCGTCGAGGTTGCCGTCGCCGTCGGCGTCCTCGGTCGCGGTGACGCAGCCGTAGAACGTGGTCGACTGGTCGAGGGCCGGGGTCGCGAACGAGCCGGCGACGTTCATGTCGCCGGGGCCGTTGGGCTCGGCCGCCTCGACGTGGTCGGCGGCGCCCATCAGCAGCTGGTCGTCCGGGATGCACTCGCCGTCGACGAGCGTGGTGCCGTCGACGCACGCGGCCGGGTCGATGACGCAGGTGCCGGTCGGGGCGTCGAAGACCGTGCCCTGCTGGCAGACCACGGTGCCGTCGGGCACGCACGTGGTGCCCATCAGCACGGTGCCGGTGGCACACGTCGTCGGCGTGGCGACGCAGACGCCGTCGACCTCGGTCGTGCCGGTGCCGCAGGTAGCGCCGCTGTCGCCGCAGCCAGGCGTGGTGACGCCGACCGCGGCGGCCAGACCGCTCAGGAGTAGAAATGCGCGCATTCGCTTCATGGCCGCGACCCTCGCCCATGCCCGCGGTGAGCGTCAACCGCGGGTGACCGAACTCGCCCGTCGTGGTATGGGCTCGGCATGCGCGCCGGGCCGATCGTGATCGGACTCACTGTCGTGGTCGCCGGTGGTGGGCTGTACCTGTATCGCGCGATCGGCGCCGGCGCCGCGTCCCCGCCCGCGCTGACGACCGCGCCGACGACCGCGCCGACGACCGCGCCCGCGATCGCGCGCGGCCCCGATCACCCGCTCACACGGTCGCCGCGCCCGCGCACCGACGACACCGCGGCGGGGGAGCGCGCCGAGCTCGCGACCCGCACCGCGACGACCGACGCCGCGCCGCTGGCGCCGGGCCAGCCCGGGCCGCGCGTCGATCTACGCCGCGCGGCGCCTGCACCCGGCCTGGCCGAGCCGACCGTGCGCGCGACGGGACAGCTCGACCACGCGACCGAGCCGCCGCTGTCCGACGAGGCCCTCACCGCGCTGCACGAGGCGCGGGCATCGTTCCGCACCGGCGACTTCGTCGGCAGTCGCAGCCTGGCCCGCAAGATCCTCGCGGCGGCGCCCGGCAACTCGGCGGCGCGGCGGCTCGCGGTGTCCGCGTCGTGCCAGCTCGGAGACGCTGAGTCGGCCCGCGCCGACGCCGAGACGCTGTCGCGCAACGAGCGCGCCGCGGTGCTCCGGTACTGCGCCTCGGTCAAGATCCCGCTCGATCCGTGACCGCGCGGCGGGCGCGGCGCCCCGGGCGGCACGGGCACGACGGACGCGGACGGGCACACTGTGATCCTGACCGGCAGGGCCCGACCACTCGAATTCCTGAGGCGGCGCCGGCGTAACCACTCGAAGCCACGGGCGCGCGCCGCTGGCGTGCCGCTTGCTCCTCGCCCGGCCGCGATGCGAGCGAGCCTGTCCCTGGCGACCGCGCTGACCGCGCTGACCGCGCTGACCGCGTGTGACGCCCCAGCGCCGGTCTGCGACGACAGCGGGCCCCTGCCGGCCCGCGAGCACCTGGCCTGCGCGGCCGAGTTCATGGCTCAGGCGGCGCGCCCGCTCGACGCGGCGCTGCCGGGCGCGTTCACGGTCAAGACCATCATCGATCGCGAGGACGACGACCGCGCCTACTTCCTCGACACCAACGCCTACCCGCTGCACCGGCCGTTCGCGGTCGCGCACCTCGGGTTCCCCGCGGCGCTGCCGTTCGTCGATCAGTACTTCACGCCGGGCCGCCGGTTCTTGCTCGGCTCGATCACGTACTACGAGGAGCCCGACGTCTGGGCCTACGAGCTGGCGCCCTACGACACCGCCTCGGTCGAGCTGATCGCGACCGAGTTCGATCGGCTCGTCGACGCCAGCTTCCTCGGCGGTCGCCTGCGCTTCCACCCGAGCTCGCGCGAGCAAGAGGCGCGCGCCGCCGAGCTGCCGGCCCGGATCGGCGTGGTCACCACCGACGCGCTGTGGGCCGGCATCAGCTACCAGGCGCTCAACCTGGGCGAGACCTACGCCCGGGTCCGCATCGTCGACGCCGCCGCCCTGGCCACGACCTACGTCAGCCCGCGCGAGCTGGTCGTGCTCGACCGCGTGCCCGACGACCTGACCGTCGTCGCCGGCACGATCACCGAGGAGCACCAGACCCCGCTGTCGCACGTGAACGTGCTGGCGCGCCAGCGCGGCACGCCCAACATGGCGCTGGCCGACGCCCAGACCCGGCTGGCCGCCTACGACGGTCGCTGGGTGCGCCTGACCGTGGGCGCGTTCGACTGGGCGCTGGTCGAGGTCACCGCCGACCTTGCCGACCGCTGGTTCGCCGACCACCGGCCGCCGCCCGCGCAGATCCCCGCGCCCGACTACAGCAGCGGCGCGATCGTCGACCTCGACGACGTCGGCGTGGCCGACGTGGCGCGCGTCGGCGGCAAGGCCGCCAACTACGGCGCGCTGCGCGACCTCGCGACGATCCGCGTGCGCGACGGCGTCGCCATCCCGGTGGCGCGCTACCACGACTTCCTGGTGGCCCACGGCTTCGACGCGCGCATCGACGCGATGCTGGCCGACCCCGGCTTCCGCGCCGACGCCGCGACCCGCAAGGCCATGCTGGCCGCGCTCCAGGCCGACCTGCGCGCGGCGCCGCTCGACGCCGGGTTCCTGGCCGAGCTGACCGCCCGGCTCGAGGCCGAGTCCCCCGGCGTCCGCTGGAAGTTCCGGTCGTCGACCAACGCCGAGGATCTGGCCCGGCACACCGGCGCCGGGCTCTACCAGTCGAGCGCCGGCGCGGTCGGCGATCCCGCGCGGCCGATCGACGCTGCGGTCAAGGCGGTCTGGGCCAGCGTCTGGGGCTTCCGCGCGTTCGAGGAGCGCGACTACGCGGGCATCGATCACCGCGAGGTCGCGATGGCGGTGCTGGTGGTGCCGGCCTACACCGACGAGCGCGCCAACGGCGTGGCCATCACCGCCAACGTCTTCGATCCCGGCGGCGACGGCGAGGACGGCTTCTACGTCAACGCGCAGCTCGCCGACGCCAGCGTCGTGTCGCCGCCGCCCGGCGTCACCGCCGACCAGCTGCTCTACTACTTCTTCCACGGCAACCAGCCGGCCACGTACTACACGCACTCGAACCTGATCGCGCCGGGGACGACGGTCCTGACCCGGGCCGAGCTGTTCGACCTGGGCCAGGCCCTGGCCGCGATCCGCGCGCACTTCGCGGGCAGCTACGCCCCGCCGGTCGGGTTCGCGCGCCTGCCGATGGACGTCGAGTGGAAGCTCGTCGACGGCGCCGCCGGGCGCGAGATCTGGAT harbors:
- a CDS encoding outer membrane protein transport protein, coding for MEGAQKSIYYTLAAGWRTPDGRFSVGGGLNLVQSNLSLVRARNFDGTDDLVRADGSIAEGRSLLEVDSLDLSASIGVMWKPTPCSRIGLSYHSQPGFGDMTFTGTLTNQFGDSAPTAIDVELRQQLPDGVRAGGVWRAATNVVLHAAFDWQRWSRFKNQCFVTPGAPGSTCDADADGLVVDSGPLVVNIPRAWQDTIGVRVGGTYEVSDALHLKGGLLYDSNAVPDATMDPALMDMAKVIPQLGVRYMTGKVTATATLGHVFYMDRTTAPRAVDPTGKNRNPDMAGDYSQAVTYVLLGVGVGM